DNA from Candidatus Bipolaricaulota bacterium:
ACCCAAGCCGCACCGCGGTCCCGTAGGCAAGGATCTCGGCTGCTCCGGCCATTGTCTGCGAGGTGGTGAACCTAACCCCGACGACGGCGTTCGCCCCCAGCTTCTCCG
Protein-coding regions in this window:
- a CDS encoding heavy metal-binding domain-containing protein, with the protein product EKLGANAVVGVRFTTSQTMAGAAEILAYGTAVRLG